Proteins encoded together in one Oncorhynchus mykiss isolate Arlee chromosome 7, USDA_OmykA_1.1, whole genome shotgun sequence window:
- the LOC110527331 gene encoding uncharacterized protein LOC110527331 isoform X2 has product MPKLTFIGLYFWICLAQKLVSGDLYHEVGGKLVLTPDKSTVTDPITSILWKHGKNKVAEWDKDFGGLDIYAAFKERTTLDQTTGELKISGLMKTDSGVYSVEFNSKLLDKTYTLSVIKAVPKPKITSSCNANQTSCTLTCEGDTTDAEPVTYRWKVAEGAWEVGVKQFNVFKSDTGQSNNGYKYICKLNNAVIGEGKVSEPVGEVFGPEPSNTSTIVVGVVILALAAVVTGLLVWKKKTRYPHNTWIDFLRKFFCARFGDDQVTNRGASGILSGVAMDTVYSTVGEKSSSDYSRNQNNNNHPTNTVRSSDGNNQTTVKLSDGVQTEQETVRLLSIKTGDDDTDKLQGNGDKPSRSNSPNDESKFDCSDGVQPGPVAESKTDGSAAPVGEDESKTNGCTAPVDEDESKTDGCTAPVGEDESKPDGCAAPVGEDKSKTDGSAAPVGEDESKTDGSAAPVGEDESKTDGCAAPVGEDESKTGGCAAPVGEDESKTDGCAAPVGEDESKTDGCAAPVGEDESKTGGCAAPVGEDESKTDGCAAPVGEDESKTDDCAAPVGEDESKMDGSTAPGADLNAAEGEAKGGKDDSYCRTTGNCGPEVRRGS; this is encoded by the exons ATGCCCAAACTAACGTTCATCGGATTATACTTTTGGATTTGTCTGGCGCAAAAGTTGGTTTCCGGAG ATCTTTATCATGAAGTGGGAGGGAAGCTCGTGTTGACGCCGGACAAGTCCACAGTGACTGACCCCATCACAAGCATCCTATGGAAGCATGGGAAGAACAAGGTGGCAGAATGGGACAAGGATTTTGGTGGTCTGGACATCTATGCTGCCTTCAAAGAGCGTACAACCCTGGACCAGACTACTGGAGAGCTGAAAATCAGTGGATTGATGAAAACAGACAGTGGAGTTTATTCTGTGGAGTTCAACAGCAAACTGCTTGACAAGACATATACACTATCTGTTATCA AGGCAGTCCCCAAACCCAAAATCACTTCTTCCTGTAACGCCAACCAAACctcctgcactctgacctgtgaAGGTGACACCACTGATGCTGAACCCGTCACCTACAGATGGAAAGTGGCAGAGGGGGCGTGGGAAGTCGGAGTAAAACAGTTTAATGTCTTTAAGAGCGACACTGGCCAATCAAACAACGGTTACAAGTACATCTGCAAGCTGAATAATGCTGTTATTGGGGAAGGGAAAGTCAGTGAGCCAGTTGGAGAGGTGTTTGGTCCAG aGCCTTCCAATACCAGTACtattgttgttggtgttgtcATATTAGCGCTTGCTGCCGTCGTAACAG GACTTTTGGTGTGGAAGAAAAAGACAA GATATCCCCATAACACCTGGATTGACTTTTTGAGAAAGTTTTTTTGTGCAAGGTTTG GGGATGATCAGGTCACCAACCGTGGAGCCTCAGGGATTCTATCTGGGGTTGCCATGGATACAGTTTATAGCACTGTAGGGGAGAAGTCTTCTAGTGATTACTCCAGGAATCAGAATAATAACAATCATCCCACTAACACAG TTAGATCCAGTGATGGAAACAACCAAACCACAG TTAAACTCAGTGATGGAGTCCAGACAGAACAAG AGACGGTTAGGCTACTGTCCATCAAAACAGGGGATGATGACACAGACAAATTGCAGGGGAATGGAG ATAAACCTAGTAGATCCAACAGTCCTAACGATGAGTCAAAGTTTGATt GCAGTGATGGAGTCCAGCCAGGACCAG TGGCCGAGTCTAAAACAGATGGCAGCGCTGCACCAGTGGGCGAGGATGAGTCTAAAACGAATGGCTGCACTGCACCAGTGGACGAGGATGAGTCTAAAACGGATGGCTGCACTGCACCAGTGGGCGAGGATGAGTCTAAACCGGATGGCTGCGCAGCACCAGTGGGCGAGGATAAGTCTAAAACGGATGGCAGCGCTGCACCAGTGGGCGAGGATGAGTCTAAAACGGATGGCAGCGCTGCACCAGTGGGCGAGGATGAGTCTAAAACGGATGGCTGCGCTGCACCAGTGGGCGAGGATGAGTCTAAAACGGGTGGCTGCGCTGCACCAGTGGGCGAGGATGAGTCTAAAACGGATGGCTGCGCTGCACCAGTGGGCGAGGATGAGTCTAAAACGGATGGCTGCGCTGCACCAGTGGGCGAGGATGAGTCTAAAACGGGTGGCTGCGCTGCACCAGTGGGCGAGGATGAGTCTAAAACGGATGGCTGCGCTGCACCAGTGGGCGAGGATGAGTCTAAAACGGATGACTGCGCTGCACCAGTGGGCGAGGATGAGTCTAAAATGGATGGCAGCACTGCACCAGGGGCTGACCTAAACGCAGCTGAAGGAGAGGCAAAAGGAG GGAAAGATGATTCGTATTGTAGGACG ACAGGGAACTGTGGACCAGAGGTACGCAGAGGATCATGA